The genomic DNA CTGCCGACCCGATCTTCACCGCCTCCTACACCGGGGTACGCGGGGGCCTCGTGATCGTCACGGCGGACGATCCGGAGCTGCACTCCTCCCAGAACGAGCAGGACAACCGGCATTACGCGGTCGCGGCCAAGATCCCCATGCTCGAGCCTTCGGACTCCTTCGAGGCGAAGGAGTTCACGCGCCTGGCGTTCGAACTTTCCGAGAAGTACGACACCCCCGTCTTCCTGCGCACGACCACGAGGATCTCCCACGCCAAGGGGGTCGTCCGCCTCGGGGAGCCGGCCGGCCCCGCGTTCCTGCCGGGGTTCACCCCCGACGCGGCGAAGTGGGTGATGCTCCCGGTGAACGCGAAGCGCCGCCACGTCGTCGTCGAGGAACGGATGAAGGCGCTGCGGGAGTTCGCCGAGACGTGGGACGGGAACCGGATCGAGTGGGGGGATCGCTCGCTGGGCATCGTCACCTCCGGCGTCTCCTACCAGTACGTGAAGGAGGCGTTTCCCGATGCGTCGGTCCTGAAGATCGGCCTCGCGTGGCCGCTTCCCGAGCGGCTCTTCCGGGAATTCGCCGCCGGCGTTTCGCGCGTGGTGGTGGTCGAGGAGCTCGATCCGCATCTGGAGACGCACGTGAAGGCGCTGGGGATCCCCGCGCAGGGGAAGGAGCTCATCCCGATCGTCGGGGAGCTCGACCCGCGGATCGTACGGCAGGCGATCACGGGGGAGGCGATCCCCGTGCGCGCCCCCGAGGCGGTCCCGCCCCGGCCGCCGAACCTATGTCCCGGATGCCCCCACCGGGGGCTCTTCTTCGCGCTGAAAAAGCTCAAGGTGACGGTGACGGGGGACATCGGCTGCTACACCCTGGCCACGCTGCCGCCGCTGGGGGCGATGGACAGCTGCATCTGCATGGGCGCCTCGATCGGGAACGCCCACGGCATGGAGAAGGCGCTGGGGCCCGCCGGCGCCGGGAAGGTCGTCGCCGTCATCGGCGACTCCACGTTCCTCCACTCCGGCGTCACCGGCCTCATGAACGTCGTCTACAACCGCGGCGTCTCCACGGTGATCCTGCTCGATAATGACATCACCGCGATGACGGGGGCGCAGCAGAACCCGGCCACGGGGAAGACGCTCCGCGGAGAGCCGGCCCGGCGGACGGATCTTCCCGCGCTTTGCCGCGCGCTCGGCGTGGAGCACGTCTACACGGTGAACCCGCACGACATGAAGCAGACGGAAAGCCTGCTGCGGCGGGAAGTGGCCCGCCCCGAGCCGTCGGTGATCATCACCAAGGCGCCGTGCGCCCTGCTTCCGGAACATCGCCGGCAGAAACGCCCGGTGTACGAGGTGATCCCGGAGCTTTGCACGGGATGCAAGGCGTGCTCCCGGCTCGGGTGTCCGGCGATCGAGTGGGTCCCCTTCACTCCCTCCGATGCGGCCGCCGCGGGGAAGAAGCCGACGCAGAAAGGCATGGCGCGGATCAGCCCGCTGCTGTGCGACGGGTGCAACCAGTGCCCGCCGCTGTGCAAGTTCCAGGCGATCCTGGAGAAAAAATCATGAGCGTACCGAAGGGCGACGTTTTCCTGGCCGGCGTCGGGGGGCAGGGGACCCTGCTCGCCTCCGAGGTCCTGTGCGACGCGTTCCTCCTTTCCGGGTTCGACGTGAAGAAAAGCGAGGTCCACGGGATGGCGCAGCGCGGGGGTTCGGTCACGACCCACCTGCGCTTCGGCCCGAAGGTCTACTCGCCGCTCATCGAGCCGGGGAAGGCGGACCTGCTGATCGCCTTCGAGAAGATCGAGGCGCTCCGGTTCGCCCACTACCTGCGGCCCGGCGGGGCGATGGTGGTGAACGCCCAGGAGATCTTCCCGCCGTCGGTGGCCACCGGGCAGGAGCGGTATCCGGCGGACGTCGAGGAACGCCTGCGGGCCGTGACGGACCGGCTCCACATCGTGGATGCCCTCGCCGCGGCGCTGTCGATGCGCGAGGTGCGGGCGGTCAACATGGTGATGATGGGGGCCGCTTCCCGCTTCCTGCCGCTGCCCGAAGCCGCCTACGAGGAAGCGATGAAGGCCCGCCTGCCGGAGAAGATCGTCGCCGTCAACGTGCAGGCGTTCCGCGCCGGACGGGAGCTGCTCCAACCGGCCTGAAGTGGATGTAAAACAGCGTCTTTGAAAGTCGTTGACAGTTAATAAGCATTGAGGTACTGTTTTACCGGATCTCGTCGCCAGGACGTCCGAACCCCTTACCTTTCCGAGGAGGAACCCCTTTGGCAGACGCACCGCATCGCTGGTGGATGACCGCTCCGGGGGAGCCGATGAAAAAAGCCGACTTCGACCCGTTTCCGCCGTCTGCGGGCGAGGTGGTGGTCGAGGTGTCCGGTTGCGGGGTGTGTCACACGGACCTCGGCTTCTATTACGACGGCGTGCGGGTGAAGTCCCCCCTTCCGTTGACGCTTGGCCACGAGATCAGCGGCCGCGTCGCCGCCGCCGGGCCGGGGGCGGAATCCTGGAAGGGGAAGGCGGTGATCGTCCCCGCGGTGATCCCCTGCGGCGAATGCGAGCTGTGCGCCTCGGGGCACGGCACGATCTGCCGGCGGCAGCAGATGCCGGGGAACGATATCCAGGGGGGGTTCGCCACCCACATCCGCGTTCCGGCGCGGGGACTCTGCCTCGTGGACGAGAAGCGGCTCGCGGCGGCCGGCCTGCAGTTGGCCGACGTCTCCGTGGTCGCCGACGCGGTGACCACTCCGTACCAGGCCGTGATGCAGGCGGAAGTAACGCCCGGCGATTTCGCCGTCGTGGTCGGGGTCGGCGGCGTCGGCGGATATGCCGTCCAGATCGCGCGCGCCTTCGGTGCGACCGTGGCGGCCCTCGACGTGGACCCGCTGAAACTCGCGGCCATGGCCGAATACGGCGCCGCGCTGACCGTCAACGTCCGCGAGGTCCAGGGCCGCGACCTGAAAAAATCGGTCCAGGAATTCGCGAAGCGGAACGGCTGTCGCGACACCCGGTGGAAGATCTTCGAGTGCTCCGGGACCGCCGCCGGACAGGACACCGCATTCGGACTGCTCAATCACGGCGCGACGCTGTCCGTGGTCGGCTTCACCATGGACAAGGTGGAACTGCGCCTCTCGAACCTGATGGCCTTCCACGCCCGGGCGCTGGGGAACTGGGGATGCCTGACCGAGCTGTACCCGCAGGCGCTCGATCTCGTGCTGGACGGGAAGATCGCCCTGGCCCCCTTCATCGAACGCCATCCGCTGAACGACATCAACGAGGTCTTCGCCGCCGCCCACGGGCGCAAGCTCTCCCGGCGCGCGATCCTCGTCCCGGGGACATGACCATGAGCGCGCCCCCCCTCAAGGTGGACCTGGAAAAGGACGGCGCGCTGCTGCGCCTGCGTCTTTCCCGGCCCAAGGCGAACATCATCGACGCGGCGATGATCGCGGCGCTGCGGTCGGCCCTCGACGAGCACCTGCCGGACCCGCGCCTTCGCGGCGTGCTCCTGGAGGCCGAGGGCCCGCACTTCAGCTTCGGAGCCAGCGTGATGGAGCACCTGCCGGGGTCGTGCGCCGCGATGCTCCGCGACCTGCACCTCCTGATCCTGCAGCTTGTCGCCAGCCCGGTCCCCGTCCTGGCGGCGGTCCGCGGCCAGTGCCTGGGCGGCGGCCTGGAACTGGCGGCCGCCTGCCACCGGATCTTCGCCGCTCCCGGCGCGACCCTCGGGCAGCCCGAGATCAAGCTGGCGGTGTTCGCCCCGGCGGCCTCCTGCCTGCTGCCGGAGCGGATCGGCCAATCCCGCGCGGAGGATCTCCTCTTCTCGGGGCGCGGCATCGATGCGGAGGAAGCGCTTCGCATCGGCCTCGTGGACGCGCTGGCCGACGACCCTTCGCACGCCGCCCTCGCGTATTTCGACGAACATATCGCGCCGCGAAGCGCCAGCTCCCTCCGGTTCGCCGTGCGCGCCGCCCGCTACGACTACGTCCGCCGGATCCGCCGGAAGCTCGCCGAAGTCGAACGGGTGTACCTCGAGGAGCTGATGGCGACCCACGACGCCGTGGAAGGGTTGACGGCCTTCATCGCCAAGCGCCCCGCGGTGTGGGAAGACCGCTGAACCCGATGAAGACGCCCGTATTCGTCGGCATCGACATCGGGTCCTCCCGGACCAAGGTCGCGGTGATCGACGCCGATCGCCGTCTCCTCGGGCACTCCGTCCGGAAATCCGGAACGAACTTCTCCGCCACCGCCTCGACTTGCCTCGGGGAATCGCTGGAGACGGCCGGGGCGCGCCGCGAGGAGATCGTCCATGCCGTTTCGACGGGGTACGGACGGACCAACGTCGACTTCGTCGCCGCGAAGAGCAAGACCGAGATCGGCTGCCTCTCCCGGTGGGGCCGCGACCGGTTCTCCGAGGCGATCACCATCATCGACATCGGCGGGCAGGACAACAAGGTGATCAAGCTCGACGGGGAAGGGCGACGCGCGAGCTTCAAGATGAACCGGAAGTGCGCGGCCGGGACCGGGGCGTTTCTCGAGGAGATGTCCCTGCGCCTCGACATCCCCCTGGAGGCGATGGACGCCCTGGCCCGCGAGTCGACGGAGATGGTCAAGCTCGGGAGCTATTGCACCGTCTTCTCGGCGACGGAGGTCCTCGAGAACATCCGCCACGGGAAGAAGGTGCCCGATATCGTCAAGGGGCTCTTCTACTCGGTGATCAAGCGCGTGCTGGAGATGGACTCCCACGACGGGCAGGTCGTCATGACGGGGGGAGTCGTCGCGCACAACCCGTACATCGTCGAAATGGCCGGGGAGATGGCCGGACGGCCGGTCGTGCTCCCCGAATATCCGCAACTGGCCGGTGCGATCGGCGCCGCCCTGTACGCACTGGATGAAACGGATCCGATCGGGGTCCGGAACCAAATCTCCGCGGGAGAGACCCATGGCTGAAGAGAAGAAGACGACGCGAAAGAAGATCCAGGCCGCCGACACGATGAACAAGATCATGTCGGACTATTTCTATGAACTGAACGATGCGGCGACCACGGGAAAGCGGAAGGTGGCGTGGTGCACCAGCGTGGGACCGGCGGAGCTGCTCCAGGCGCTGGGATTCGCCGTCCACTTCCCGGAAAACCACGCCGCCATGCTCGGCGCCACGCGGATGTCGACCGACCTCATCCCGGCGGCGAACGCGATCGGCTATTCGCCCGACATCTGCTCGTACCTGACGGCCGACATCGGCGCGTACCTCAAGGGGATCACCCCGCTCGCCAAGGCGTACCCCGGGATCCAGTCCGTGCCGAAGCCCGACGTCCTGGTCTACAACACGAACCAGTGCCGCGACGTCCAGGACTGGATGGCCTGGTACTCGAAGAAACTCGGAGTCCCCGCCATCGGCGTCACCTCCCCCAAGAACGTGAACGAAGTGACCGACGCCCACATCGACGACGTCACCCGGCAGATCGAGGCCCTGGTGCCGACCCTTGAGGGGATCGCGGGGGTGAAGCTCGACATGGCCCGGCTGCGGGAGACGGTCAATCTCTCCCGCGAGTGCACCGAGCTGTGGAAGCAGGTCCTCGAGACGGCCAAGGCGTCCCCCGCCCCGCTCACCTTCTTCGACGGGACGATCCACATGGGGCCCGCCGTCGTCCTCCGGGGAACCCAGCGGGCGGTCGACTACTACAAGGTCCTCCTCGCCGAGCTGGAGCAGAGGATCCGGGACGGCGTGGGAGCCGTGGACGGGGAGACCTCGCGGATCTACTGGGAGGGGATGCCCGTGTGGGGCCGCCTGCGCCAGCACTCCGAGCTGTTCGCGAACCTCAAGTCGACCGTCCTGGCCTCCACCTACTGCAGCAGTTGGATCTTCCCGTCCTTCGACGGGAACGACCCGATCCGGAGCATGGCGAAGGCGTACCTGGAGCTGTTCATCGTCCGCTCCGACCGGTACAAGGAGGAGTACATCAAGGAGATGATCGGGAAGTTCCGGATCGACGGGATCATCTACCACGACGCGAAGACGTGCCCCTACAACTCGAACAGCCGGTACGGCCTGCCCGGACGGGTGGAGGCCGATACCGGCGTCCCCTCCCTGGTCATCTCCGGCGACCTCAACGACCTTCGCTGCATCTCCGACGAACAGACGAAGACGAACGTCGAAGCGTTCATCGAACAGATCGCGGAGGGGAGATAAGATGCTGGACGCCCTGTTCCGGCCGAAAGCGGTCGCCATCATCGGCGCCTCCACCAAGGAGCTGTCGATCGGGAACGTCATCATCCGGAACCTCCAGGAGTACGGCTACAAGGGGGAGATCTACCCGATCAACCCCACGGCGCCGGAGGTCCGCGGCATCAAGGCGTACAAGTCGCTGGAGGAGATCCCGGGCGAGGTCGACCTCGCGCACATCATCATCCCCGCCAAGCTTGTTCCCCAGGCGATCGAGGATTGCGGAAAGAAGGGGGTCAAGGCGGCCGTCATCAATTCCGCCGGGTTCAGCGAGATGGGCGAGGAGGGCGCGAAGCTCCAGGCGGCGTTCCTCGCCAACGCCAGGAAGTACGGCGTCCGGGTGTTCGGCCCGAACTGCCAGGGGATCATCAACACCGATCCCGCGCTGAAGGCGTATTGCAACTTCACCTTCACCTACCCGGAGCCGGGATCCGTGTCCGTGGTGGCGTTGAGCGGCGGGGTCGGGGCCCTCCTCATGCAGGGCCTGTTCGACCTGGGCGTCGGGATGCGGATGTACGCCTCCAACGGAAATGCCTGCGACGTCTCGATCCCGGAGATCCTCCGCTATTGGAAGGACGACGCGGGATGCAAGGCGATCGTCCTGTACACGGAGGGGTTCTCCGATCCGAGGGAGTTCCTCGCCGTCGCGCGGGAGGTTGCGGCGAAGAAGCCGATCCTGGCGATGAAGGCCGGGCGCACGGTCCAGGGGGCGAAGGCGGCCTCGTCCCACACGGGGTCCCTGGCGGGGGTGGACATCGCCACCGAGCTGATCTTCGAGAAGACCGGCATCCTCTCCTTCCAGGACGAGGAGGAGATGTCCCGCGCGGCGATGGCGTTCGCCACCCAGCCGATCCCCGCGGGGAACCGGGTCGGGATCATCACGAACACCGGCGGGCCCGCCGTCATCGCCACCGACGTCCTCGTCGCCGCGGGCCTCGACGTCCCGAAGCTCTCCGAGGCGTCGATCGCGAAGCTCAAGGCGACCCAGTTTCCCCAGGCGGCCCTCGAGAACCCGATCGACGTCGTGGCCACCGCGGGCGGCCCCCAGTTCCGCGCCGCCATGGATGTCCTCCTCGACGACGACGGCATCGACAGCATCTTCATGAACTTCGTCACCGCTCCCTTTACCGACACCCACGCCGTGGCGCGGGAGATCGCGGCGGTCTGCGCGCTGGGAAAGAAACCGATCGTCTGCAACTTCATGACGGACTTGAGCCAGGAGCGGTACCGGATCACGATGCGGATCCTGAAGGAGGGCGGCGTCCCCTTCTACGCGAACCCGACCGCCGCCGCCCGGGCCCTCGGCGCCCTGGCGCGGTACGGGCGCCTCCAGCGGCGCGATATCGGGAAGCCGGAATCGCTCCCCGGCGTGGATGCCGCGCGGGCGGCGGAGATCGTCGAGCAGGCAAGGAAGAGCGGCCGCAGCGTCCTCTCCGCGACCGACGTCTACACGATCTTCGAGGCGTACGGGATCCCCGTCGCCGGCTGGAAGGTGGTGGATACCGCCGCTACGGCCGTCGCGGCGGCCGACGCGATCGGCTATCCCGTGGTGGTCAAGGTCGACGCGGAAGCGATCGACCACAAGAGCGACATGGGCGGAGTCGCCGTCAACCTCAAGGACGCGGCCGCGGTCCGCGCGGCCGTCGAGGGGATGCAGGGCCGGCTGGGTTCGTCCGGAAAGCTCCGTTTCCTCGTCCAGAAATTCCTCCCCGGGGGGCGCGAGCTGATCGTCGGCGCCAGCGTCTCGCGGGGGCTCGGCCACCTCGTGATGTTCGGGCTCGGGGGGATCTACGTCGAGGTCCTGAAGGACGTGGCCTTCAAGATCGCGCCGGTCACCCGGGTGGAGGCCCGGGAGATGCTCGGCTCCCTCAAGACGAAGGCGCTGCTCGACGGTCTGCGGGGAGAGAAGGGGATCGACAAGGAGAAGGTGATCGACCTGATCCTGCGCGTCTCGCAGCTCCTCGGCGACCTGCCGATGATCCAGGAGATGGACCTCAACCCGATCCTCGCCTTCGAGAACGCGGTGTACGCGGTCGATGGCAGGATACGGATATGACGATGTTGTGCTTCGGGCTCGCGGGGGGCTTCCACTCCGCTACGGCCCGGTGCCGTCCGTGGCACCTCGCCTGCTACGTTCCGCCTTCCCGCCCTCCCTGGCTCCAGGCGGAACGTACGCCGCTGCGTGGAACCCCCCGCTGCGCCCTACGCAGCGTGTCGTCAATTTCTTGCAGTAAAAAGGAGATGCTCCCATGCTGACCAAGGCGTATATCCCGTACCGTGGGTATTACAGCACCCCGTTCGTCCGCTGGCAGGGATCGCTGGCCAACGAGCATTCGATCGTGCTGGGGGCGAACACCTCCCGGCGGTTCTTCGAGTCAAAGGGGTGGGACCCGAAGATGATCGAGTACGTCCTGGTCGGCAGCACCGTCTACCAGAAGCAGTGGTTCTACAGCGGCCCCTGGGCCGCGGGGATGATGGGCGCCGCCGGTGTTCCCGGCGTCCTCGTCAGCCAGGCGTGCTCGACCTCGACGTTCACCGTCTACCAGGCCGGCATGGGGGTCGAGACGGGGCTCTTCGGCAACGGCTGGTGCCTCCTCGCCGACCGCTGCTCCAACGGCCCCCACGCCTCGTGGCCGAACCCGGGCGGCCCCGGCGGCCAGGTGATCTCCGAGGACTGGGTCATGGACAACTTCGGCAAGGACCCCTGGGCGGGCGGCGCGATGATCCAGACCGCGGAAAACGTCAGCAAGGAGCACGGCGTGACCCGTGCCGAGTGCGACGGGATCACCCTTCGCCGGCAGGAGCAGTACCAGGCCGCGCTCGCGAACGACCGGGAGTTCCAGAAGCGGTACATGTTCCCCGTCGAGGTCCAGCTCTCCAAAAAGAAGACGATCACCGTCGCGGCCGACGAAGGGGTCTTCCCCTCCACCAAGGAGGGATTGGCCGGTTTGAGGCCCGTCCTGCCCGAAGGCGCGCACACGTACGGCACGCAAACGTACCCGGCCGACGGCAACTGCGGCGTCTTCGTGACCACCCGGGAAAAGGCGAAGGAACTTGGCGCCGACCCGAAGGTGGAGATCCGGATCGTCTCCTTCGGGTTCGCCCGGACGAAAAAGGCGTTCATGGCCGCCGCGGTGGCGCCTTCCGCACAGATGGCCCTCGACAACGCCGGGATCAAGGCCTCCGACCTCGGCGCGATCAAGACGCACAACCCCTTCGCCGCGAACGACCTGGTCATGGCGAAGGCGATGGGGCTCGACGCGAACGGAATGAACAATTTCGGGTCCTCCCTCATCTACGGCCATCCGCAGGGACCCACGGGAGCCCGCCTCATGATGGAAGGGATCGAGGAGCTGGCGTTGAAGGGGGGCGGCTACCTCCTCTTCTCCGGCTGCGCCGCGGGAGACACGGCGGCCTCTCTGGTCCTGAAGGTCGGCTGAACCGCCGAAGATCACGGAAATCCGGGGGAACCGATGGCGTTCGAGTTCATCACGCTGAAACGCGAAGGCAGGATCGTGACCGTGCTCCTCAACCGGCCTCCGACGAACCCGCTTTCCGGCGCGTTCGGGCGGGAGCTGTTCGACGCATTCACCGAGGTCGACCGGATGGAGGACGTGGCGGTCGTGGTGATCGCGAGCGCGCTGGAGAAGGCTTTCATCGCCGGGGCGGACATCAAGGAGATGGCCTCCATGGACCGGGCCGCGTCCGAGGCGTTCTCGAAGCTCCTGCAGGACGCCAACAACCTTCTCCCCCGCATGAAGAAGGTGGTCGTCGCCGCCATCAACGGCCACGCTCTCGGCGGCGGCTGCGAGCTGGCGATGGCGTGCGATTACCGCCTCATGAAGAAGGGGAAGGCGCTCATCGGCCTCCCCGAGGCGACCCTCGGCATCGTGCCGGGTGCGGGCGGCACCCAGCGGCTCCCGCGGCTGGTCGGGCTTTCGAAGGCGATGGACATCCTCCTTCGCGGGAAGGCGATGGGGCCCGAGGAGGCGCTGGCGATCGGTCTCGTCGACCGGCTGATCGAGCCGGAGAACTTCATGGACGAGGTGATGAAATTCGCGGACCAGCTCGCCTCCGGCGCCGGAAAGGCCATGGGATGCATCAAGGCGGCGGTCCACGAGGGGATCGACCTTCCCATGGAGCAGGCGCTGGCGGTCGAACGGAAATACGGTCTCGAAAACCTCGGGACCCACGACGCGAAGGAAGGACTCGCCGCCTTCGCCGAAAAACGGAAGCCCGTCTTCCTGGGCAAGTGATCCGGTTGACATCAATCCACAAGGAGAGTGTGCGATGAAGATCGAAGAGATCCGGACGATCGGCGTTGCGGGAGCCGGCAGCATGGGAGCGGGGATCATCCAGGTCGCCGCCCAGTCGGGCTTCGAGGTGAAGGTGGTCGACGTGAGCGATGCGGTCTGGGCGAAGGCGCAGAAGACGATCGTGAAGAGCCTCGAGCGGATGCTCGCCAAGGAGAAGATCACCGCGGACCAGATGAACGAGGCCCTCGGGAGGATCTCGTTTTCCACCGACATGAACTCGCTTGCGGGCGTCCCGTTCATCATCGAGGCGGTCTTCGAGGAGATCGGCGTGAAGAAGGAGTTCTTCGCGAAGCTCGACGCCGTCGTGGGGAACGACACCGTATACGCGACGAACACCTCCTCCCTCTCGATCACCGAGATGGCCTCCCTCGTGAAGCGCCCCGCGAAGTTCGTCGGCATGCACTTCTTCAACCCGGTCCCGATGATGAAGCTGGTAGAGGTGATCCCCGCGCTCCAGACGGAACAGGCGACGACCGACCTCGCCCTCGCGATGGCCGCGAAGCTCGGCAAGACCGCCATCACCTGCAAGGACACGCCGGGGTTCGTCGTCAACCGCCTGCTCGTGCCGTACATGCTCGACGCGGTCCGTCTCCTCGAGTCGGGGACGGCGTCGGCCCAGGACATCGACACGGCGATGAAGCTCGGGTGCGGCATGCCGATGGGACCGTTCGAATTGATGGATTTCACCGGGGTGGAAATCTCGTATCATGTGGGGAACATTTTCTTCGACTATACGAAGGAAAGCCGATTCTCCCCTCCGACGCTGATCCGGAAGATGGTGAAGGCCGGCTACCTGGGGAAGAAGACCGGCAAGGGATTCTACGACTATCCGGCGAAGTAGGCCGGCCCGTCGGATCCGGAACAAATATTACGAAAGGAAGAGGCGAAGCCATGGCCTGGAGCAAGGAAGAGACGGTCGGACGCGACGAGATGCGGCGGATCCAGCTTGGGAAGTGGCAGAAGTTCGTGTCCTACGTCTACGCGAAGAACCCCGTCTACCGGAAGAAGCTGGATGACGCCGGCGTGAAGCCGGAGAGCATCCGTTCGCTGGACGACGTGCGGAGAATGCCCTTCACCACGAAGCTCGAGATCCGCGACTACTATCCGTTCGGCCTCTTTTCCGCGCCCCAGGAAGACATCGTCGAGTTCCACGCCACCTCCGGCACGACCGGCAAGATGGTCGTCGTAGGGTACACCCGGAACGACGTGGAGCTGTGGACCGAGGTGATGGCGAGGGCCTGCACCGGGGCCGGCATCACGAAGAACGACATCGTCCAGAACATCTACGGCTATGGCCTCTTCACCGGGGGTCTCGGGACTCACTACGGGGCGATGCGGGTGGGGGCGTCGGTGATCCCGATCTCCGGCGGAAACACGCAGAAGCAGATCATGCTGATGCAGGACTTCGGCAGCACGGTCGTCACTTCCACCCCCTCGTTCCTCATGCGGCTCCACGAGGTCGGGGTGGAGATGGGGGTCGATTTCAAGAAGCTCAAGCTCCGGATCGGCCTGCTGGGCGCCGAGCCGTGGAGCGAGTCGATGCGGCAGTCGATCGACGAGCGGTTCGGGATCAAGGCGTGCGACATGTACGGCCTCTCCGAGATGATCGGTCCGGGAGTCTCGTTCGAGTGCCACGAAATGCGGAACGGCCTCCACGTCAACGAGGACTACTTCTACCCCGAGATCATCAACCCCGACACCGGTGAGGTTCTTCCCTATGGCGCGGAAGGGGAACTGGTCATCACGAACTTCGCCAACGAGGGACAGCCGCTGATGCGGTATCGCACCCGGGACATCTCCCGGCTGACCGTCGACCCGTGCGCCTGCGGGCGGACGCTCGTCAAGATGCAGCGGGTGACGGGGCGGACCGACGACATGCTGATCATCCGCGGGGTGAACTTCTTCCCGTCCCAGATCGAGTCGATCATCATGAAGCGGTGGGGCGTGTCGCCCCACTACCTGGTCGTCGTCGACCGTCCGGGAGCGATGGACGAGGTCGAGGTAAAGATCGAGGTGAACGAGGAGTTCATGAGGAAGGCCGCCGCCGACGTCCTCGCGGGGGCCGAGGCGAACATCCTGAGCGACGTGGCGACGGCGAAGCAGAAGAAGGCGAACCTGAAGCGGGACATCAAGGACATCATCGGGATCACGGTGAAGGTGACGCTCGTCGCGCCCGGGACGATCCCGCGCAGCGAGGGGAAGGCGAAGCGCGTCGACGACCGGCGCCCGAAGGGCTGACGCGATGAAGCTGAAGCAGCTGTCGATCTTCCTGGAGAACTCGCCGGGGAGGCTGTACGAGGCGACCCGTGCCCTGGGCGAGGCGGGGATCAACCTGCGGTCCCTCTGCATCAGCGACAGCTCCGACTTCGGAGTCCTGCGGATC from bacterium includes the following:
- the had gene encoding 6-hydroxycyclohex-1-ene-1-carbonyl-CoA dehydrogenase; the protein is MADAPHRWWMTAPGEPMKKADFDPFPPSAGEVVVEVSGCGVCHTDLGFYYDGVRVKSPLPLTLGHEISGRVAAAGPGAESWKGKAVIVPAVIPCGECELCASGHGTICRRQQMPGNDIQGGFATHIRVPARGLCLVDEKRLAAAGLQLADVSVVADAVTTPYQAVMQAEVTPGDFAVVVGVGGVGGYAVQIARAFGATVAALDVDPLKLAAMAEYGAALTVNVREVQGRDLKKSVQEFAKRNGCRDTRWKIFECSGTAAGQDTAFGLLNHGATLSVVGFTMDKVELRLSNLMAFHARALGNWGCLTELYPQALDLVLDGKIALAPFIERHPLNDINEVFAAAHGRKLSRRAILVPGT
- a CDS encoding indolepyruvate oxidoreductase subunit beta; the encoded protein is MSVPKGDVFLAGVGGQGTLLASEVLCDAFLLSGFDVKKSEVHGMAQRGGSVTTHLRFGPKVYSPLIEPGKADLLIAFEKIEALRFAHYLRPGGAMVVNAQEIFPPSVATGQERYPADVEERLRAVTDRLHIVDALAAALSMREVRAVNMVMMGAASRFLPLPEAAYEEAMKARLPEKIVAVNVQAFRAGRELLQPA
- the iorA gene encoding indolepyruvate ferredoxin oxidoreductase subunit alpha, translated to MSVLTKKEEIRLLSGNEAIARGAFEAGVKVASAYPGTPSTEILENFVRYEGVYGEWAPNEKVAVEVAIGASMGGVRALATMKHVGVNVAADPIFTASYTGVRGGLVIVTADDPELHSSQNEQDNRHYAVAAKIPMLEPSDSFEAKEFTRLAFELSEKYDTPVFLRTTTRISHAKGVVRLGEPAGPAFLPGFTPDAAKWVMLPVNAKRRHVVVEERMKALREFAETWDGNRIEWGDRSLGIVTSGVSYQYVKEAFPDASVLKIGLAWPLPERLFREFAAGVSRVVVVEELDPHLETHVKALGIPAQGKELIPIVGELDPRIVRQAITGEAIPVRAPEAVPPRPPNLCPGCPHRGLFFALKKLKVTVTGDIGCYTLATLPPLGAMDSCICMGASIGNAHGMEKALGPAGAGKVVAVIGDSTFLHSGVTGLMNVVYNRGVSTVILLDNDITAMTGAQQNPATGKTLRGEPARRTDLPALCRALGVEHVYTVNPHDMKQTESLLRREVARPEPSVIITKAPCALLPEHRRQKRPVYEVIPELCTGCKACSRLGCPAIEWVPFTPSDAAAAGKKPTQKGMARISPLLCDGCNQCPPLCKFQAILEKKS
- a CDS encoding 2-hydroxyacyl-CoA dehydratase family protein, which encodes MAEEKKTTRKKIQAADTMNKIMSDYFYELNDAATTGKRKVAWCTSVGPAELLQALGFAVHFPENHAAMLGATRMSTDLIPAANAIGYSPDICSYLTADIGAYLKGITPLAKAYPGIQSVPKPDVLVYNTNQCRDVQDWMAWYSKKLGVPAIGVTSPKNVNEVTDAHIDDVTRQIEALVPTLEGIAGVKLDMARLRETVNLSRECTELWKQVLETAKASPAPLTFFDGTIHMGPAVVLRGTQRAVDYYKVLLAELEQRIRDGVGAVDGETSRIYWEGMPVWGRLRQHSELFANLKSTVLASTYCSSWIFPSFDGNDPIRSMAKAYLELFIVRSDRYKEEYIKEMIGKFRIDGIIYHDAKTCPYNSNSRYGLPGRVEADTGVPSLVISGDLNDLRCISDEQTKTNVEAFIEQIAEGR
- a CDS encoding acyl-CoA dehydratase activase, whose translation is MKTPVFVGIDIGSSRTKVAVIDADRRLLGHSVRKSGTNFSATASTCLGESLETAGARREEIVHAVSTGYGRTNVDFVAAKSKTEIGCLSRWGRDRFSEAITIIDIGGQDNKVIKLDGEGRRASFKMNRKCAAGTGAFLEEMSLRLDIPLEAMDALARESTEMVKLGSYCTVFSATEVLENIRHGKKVPDIVKGLFYSVIKRVLEMDSHDGQVVMTGGVVAHNPYIVEMAGEMAGRPVVLPEYPQLAGAIGAALYALDETDPIGVRNQISAGETHG
- a CDS encoding cyclohexa-1,5-dienecarbonyl-CoA hydratase — protein: MSAPPLKVDLEKDGALLRLRLSRPKANIIDAAMIAALRSALDEHLPDPRLRGVLLEAEGPHFSFGASVMEHLPGSCAAMLRDLHLLILQLVASPVPVLAAVRGQCLGGGLELAAACHRIFAAPGATLGQPEIKLAVFAPAASCLLPERIGQSRAEDLLFSGRGIDAEEALRIGLVDALADDPSHAALAYFDEHIAPRSASSLRFAVRAARYDYVRRIRRKLAEVERVYLEELMATHDAVEGLTAFIAKRPAVWEDR